From Calditrichota bacterium, a single genomic window includes:
- a CDS encoding cytochrome c3 family protein, whose product MKKTVIVIVALIFLAFISVLLVAQDVELIFSHKYHAEEVGASCSDCHKASESAKASDNLLPDMDACYSCHDEDEECSKCHKDPDNAIDYPRITDYIAKFPHDKHVAKNIPCEKCHENVVGSENILEKHLPKMTVCVECHKEIARDDYCYDCHAKKDQLKPATHDFAWKSSHGITAEADESSCETCHTKAYCLDCHKSDNLDRQVHPLNFVNNHGLYAKGNKENCYTCHEEQAFCVDCHQRRMVIPRNHSFANWSNTTTGGAHARAAQLDLDSCLSCHSDAQSEPVCVVCHK is encoded by the coding sequence ATGAAAAAAACCGTTATTGTAATTGTCGCATTGATTTTTCTCGCGTTTATCAGCGTCTTGTTAGTGGCGCAGGATGTGGAGCTTATTTTTTCGCACAAATATCACGCCGAAGAAGTAGGCGCATCTTGTAGCGATTGTCACAAAGCGAGCGAAAGCGCCAAGGCGTCGGATAATTTGCTGCCGGATATGGATGCCTGCTATTCCTGTCATGACGAAGATGAGGAATGCAGCAAATGTCACAAAGATCCGGACAATGCCATCGATTATCCGAGAATCACCGATTACATCGCAAAATTCCCGCACGACAAACACGTGGCAAAAAATATCCCCTGTGAGAAATGCCATGAAAATGTGGTCGGCAGCGAGAATATTCTGGAAAAACATCTGCCCAAAATGACTGTGTGCGTCGAATGTCACAAAGAGATTGCTCGGGATGACTATTGCTATGATTGCCATGCGAAAAAAGATCAGTTGAAACCGGCGACGCACGATTTTGCCTGGAAATCGAGCCACGGCATCACCGCCGAAGCGGACGAAAGCTCCTGTGAAACTTGCCACACAAAGGCCTATTGCCTCGACTGCCACAAATCGGACAATCTGGACAGGCAGGTACATCCTTTGAATTTTGTGAACAATCACGGTTTGTACGCCAAAGGAAACAAGGAAAATTGTTATACTTGCCACGAAGAACAGGCATTTTGCGTGGACTGTCACCAGAGAAGAATGGTCATCCCGCGGAATCATTCGTTTGCCAATTGGAGTAACACCACGACTGGCGGCGCTCATGCACGAGCCGCGCAGTTGGATTTAGATTCCTGTTTGAGCTGCCATTCAGATGCGCAGAGTGAACCTGTATGTGTGGTTTGCCATAAGTAA
- a CDS encoding rhodanese-like domain-containing protein, producing MKRYLTIFLVLMLALVIILGCDKDNGTEPEEVDEFALVAEKGDTYFSNYTTPSGLPVNTAISAVYDVLTDGNTANDPFIIDYRSATDFASGHIKGAMNMALGDLVDKVDDGTIPKDKVILNICYTGQTASVATAVLNLLGYDAQNLLFGMCAVDTSISNSHQWMGQVASDEHFNDLETTANTTTTTYDFPELNTGETEAEAIIKARFKEVIAPGWPKISADDVWDNTGNYFIVNYWPENEYLNPGHIPGAYQFTPNTSLKTDAKLNLLPTNKTVVVYCYTGQTSAQVSTYLKILGYDVKSLLYGFNGFAYSKLAAHKYAGPPQPGIYDAILEKP from the coding sequence ATGAAAAGGTATTTAACAATCTTTCTCGTGCTCATGCTCGCATTAGTTATCATTCTTGGATGCGACAAAGACAATGGAACGGAACCGGAAGAAGTTGATGAGTTTGCTCTTGTCGCAGAAAAGGGTGACACCTATTTCTCAAATTACACCACACCGAGCGGCTTGCCGGTAAATACTGCTATTTCAGCAGTTTATGATGTGCTTACAGACGGCAATACAGCGAATGATCCGTTCATCATTGACTATCGTTCCGCAACAGATTTTGCCAGCGGCCATATTAAAGGCGCAATGAATATGGCATTAGGCGATCTTGTGGACAAAGTGGATGATGGCACTATTCCCAAAGATAAGGTCATTTTGAATATTTGTTACACAGGCCAGACTGCAAGTGTGGCGACTGCTGTGTTGAATTTGCTGGGCTACGACGCACAAAACTTGCTGTTCGGAATGTGTGCTGTGGACACAAGCATTTCCAATTCGCATCAGTGGATGGGCCAGGTAGCCTCGGATGAGCATTTTAATGATCTGGAAACTACAGCGAATACGACCACAACGACTTATGATTTTCCGGAATTGAATACTGGTGAGACCGAAGCAGAAGCGATCATTAAAGCTCGGTTTAAAGAAGTTATTGCTCCGGGATGGCCAAAAATTAGTGCTGACGATGTGTGGGACAATACAGGCAATTATTTTATTGTTAATTATTGGCCTGAAAATGAGTACCTGAATCCCGGACATATTCCCGGCGCTTATCAGTTTACACCAAATACATCTTTAAAAACCGATGCGAAATTAAATCTGCTGCCGACGAATAAGACTGTTGTAGTGTATTGCTATACAGGTCAGACATCCGCTCAGGTATCAACTTATCTGAAAATATTGGGCTACGATGTAAAAAGTTTGCTTTATGGTTTCAATGGGTTTGCTTATTCAAAGTTAGCCGCACATAAATATGCCGGACCTCCCCAGCCGGGAATTTATGATGCTATTTTGGAAAAACCATAA
- a CDS encoding tetratricopeptide repeat protein, producing the protein MSEMLGNQYFLARRYALAARELDDILEKNPRSKAIRKKLIVCHVQEGNLERALQLLVSLVHENDIDCIVETDPLLDDCPCPELVYDFEERFKNISDSKEYLIKLAILWLYCDVEKSYGYFREYQKSAPKDETINEIIDYLTSYLISNGLKGNK; encoded by the coding sequence ATGTCTGAGATGTTAGGAAATCAATATTTTTTAGCCAGAAGGTATGCTCTGGCAGCGAGAGAATTGGATGACATTTTGGAGAAGAATCCGAGGAGCAAGGCGATTCGCAAAAAGCTCATCGTTTGCCATGTACAGGAAGGCAATCTGGAACGCGCGCTACAACTTCTTGTGAGCCTTGTCCATGAGAACGATATTGATTGCATTGTCGAGACAGACCCTTTGCTTGATGATTGTCCGTGTCCGGAACTGGTTTACGATTTTGAGGAGCGGTTCAAAAATATCAGTGATTCCAAAGAATATTTGATAAAACTCGCTATTCTCTGGCTTTATTGTGATGTGGAAAAATCGTATGGCTATTTCAGAGAATACCAGAAATCTGCGCCTAAAGATGAAACGATTAATGAGATAATTGATTATTTAACTTCTTACTTAATATCAAACGGATTAAAGGGGAACAAATGA
- a CDS encoding PAS domain S-box protein, with protein sequence MPTDQELTHDILDSIAEGLFTVDADFKINYFNRAAEEITGMNRSEVLGKFCKHIFKSNLCFIQCPIAQVLESGKNIYDLDSKMRDKAGKMIPVKMNVAILRNSEGEPLGGVISFRDVSDLVMFREKHTRRFQFQGIVGYSKAMHEIFELIDEISDSDASVLIQGESGTGKEMVANAIQATSQRKDKPFVKVNCSVFSRQLLASELFGHVKGAFTGAIRDREGRFELANGGTIFLDEVGEMPVQMQLQLLRVLQEGAFERVGESKSRTVDVRVIAATNKNLVDSIRNGEFREDLFYRLNVIPISVPPLRERPEDVPYLVKHFLRKFSLIYGKKMNDIEDPALELLVEYTWPGNIRELENALEYAFVRTRDSSTIALSKLPLSVRSGVSSVRAQYASCLESEECSLILKLLERHKWNKTRVAQELGISRSTLWRKMKQINLPQ encoded by the coding sequence ATGCCAACTGATCAAGAACTGACTCATGACATATTGGATTCCATTGCCGAAGGGCTTTTTACTGTTGATGCAGATTTTAAAATAAATTATTTCAACAGAGCGGCAGAAGAAATTACCGGAATGAATCGTTCCGAAGTCCTCGGCAAATTTTGTAAGCATATTTTCAAGTCTAATTTATGTTTTATTCAATGTCCGATTGCGCAAGTGCTGGAATCGGGAAAGAATATTTACGACTTGGATTCAAAAATGAGAGATAAAGCAGGGAAGATGATCCCCGTAAAAATGAATGTCGCAATTTTGCGCAATTCCGAGGGCGAACCGCTTGGGGGCGTCATCTCTTTTCGGGACGTCTCGGATTTAGTAATGTTTCGAGAAAAACATACGCGGCGATTTCAGTTTCAAGGTATCGTCGGGTACAGCAAAGCGATGCATGAAATTTTTGAGCTCATTGACGAGATTTCCGATTCTGATGCGTCGGTTCTGATTCAAGGGGAGTCCGGAACCGGAAAAGAGATGGTTGCCAATGCGATTCAGGCGACAAGCCAACGCAAAGACAAACCATTTGTGAAAGTCAACTGCTCGGTTTTTTCGCGGCAGTTGCTGGCGAGTGAGCTTTTCGGTCATGTAAAAGGCGCCTTTACCGGCGCTATTCGCGACCGAGAAGGGCGTTTTGAGCTCGCAAATGGAGGCACGATTTTTTTGGATGAAGTCGGCGAGATGCCAGTGCAAATGCAGCTTCAACTTCTCCGTGTTTTGCAAGAGGGCGCTTTTGAACGCGTCGGCGAATCGAAAAGCCGAACCGTGGATGTGCGCGTGATTGCGGCGACCAATAAAAATTTGGTGGATTCAATCAGAAACGGGGAGTTTCGCGAAGATTTGTTCTATCGCCTGAATGTGATCCCTATTTCTGTGCCGCCGTTGCGGGAAAGACCCGAAGATGTGCCTTATTTGGTGAAACATTTTTTAAGAAAGTTCTCTTTGATTTATGGAAAAAAGATGAACGATATCGAAGACCCGGCATTGGAATTATTAGTCGAATACACCTGGCCCGGCAATATTCGCGAGTTGGAAAATGCGCTGGAGTATGCCTTTGTCCGCACTCGCGACAGTTCGACAATAGCGTTGAGCAAATTACCACTGTCTGTTCGTAGCGGCGTATCTTCTGTGCGTGCTCAGTATGCGTCCTGTTTGGAATCGGAGGAGTGTTCGCTTATTTTAAAATTGCTGGAAAGACATAAATGGAATAAAACGCGCGTTGCCCAGGAATTGGGTATCAGCCGCAGCACACTGTGGCGAAAAATGAAACAGATCAATCTTCCTCAATAG
- a CDS encoding pyruvate, phosphate dikinase: protein MSKKYVYLFGKGKADGDASMKELLGGKGANLAEMANLGMPVPAGFSISTEVCAQYYENGGVLTKDVREQVIEGVKHIENVMGAKFGDKENPLLVSVRSGAPASMPGMMDTVLNLGLNDETVQGVINHAHNERFGWDSYRRFVQMYGDVVMGLKPESKEEEDPFEVIIDKVKTEKGVKLDTELEAKDLKRLVELFKAEIKKRTGKDFPTDPWEQLWGAIGAVFGSWNNPRAITYRKLNNIPAHWGTAVNVQSMVFGNMGDDCATGVAFTRDPATGRRQFYGEYLVNAQGEDVVAGIRTPQPINDSTKRDPSHKTLQEVMPEAYAELEAIYKKLENHYKDMQDIEFTIQKGHLWMLQTRTGKRTAAAAVRIAVEMVDEGLIDKETAVMRVEPGQLDQLLHPMFDPNAKTKLIAKGLPASPGAATGRIVFHADDAEDWEKKGEDVILVRIETSPEDIGGMSAAKGILTARGGMTSHAAVVARGMGICCVAGCGDLEISYKNKTMTVNNEVYKEGDWISLDGSKGEVIEGKVPTVEPELSGNFGKLMSWADEIRELGVRTNADTPHDSTVARNFGAEGIGLCRTEHMFFEGDRIKAVREMILAEDEEGRRRALAKLLPYQREDFYGIFKAMHDLPVTIRTLDPPLHEFLPHDDANQEEMAKEMGVSKEHVKAKVEALAEFNPMLGHRGCRLGITYPEITEMQARAIMEAACQLKKEGVNVYPEIMIPLIGTKAEFADQKTVVIRVAEEVQKEMGVKVEYKVGTMIEIPRAALTADKVAEEAEFFSFGTNDLTQMTFGYSRDDAGKFLKEYLDRGILADDPFQTLDQEGVGQLVEMGVKKGRSVRQNLKVGICGEHGGDPRSIDFCHRVGMNYVSCSPYRVPIARLAAAQAAIQNK, encoded by the coding sequence ATGAGCAAGAAATATGTCTATTTATTTGGAAAAGGAAAAGCTGATGGCGATGCGTCGATGAAGGAATTGCTCGGCGGCAAAGGTGCCAATCTGGCTGAAATGGCTAATCTGGGAATGCCGGTTCCGGCTGGGTTCTCTATTTCAACTGAAGTCTGCGCTCAATATTATGAAAATGGCGGCGTGTTGACCAAGGATGTCAGGGAACAAGTAATCGAAGGCGTGAAACATATTGAAAATGTAATGGGAGCAAAGTTTGGCGATAAGGAAAACCCGCTGCTGGTTTCTGTACGTTCGGGTGCACCTGCTTCCATGCCCGGAATGATGGACACGGTTTTGAACCTCGGCTTGAACGACGAAACTGTTCAGGGAGTCATTAACCATGCCCATAACGAACGTTTTGGCTGGGACTCTTACCGCAGATTTGTCCAGATGTACGGTGACGTGGTCATGGGTTTGAAACCGGAATCTAAAGAGGAAGAGGATCCGTTTGAGGTCATCATTGATAAGGTCAAGACGGAAAAGGGCGTCAAATTGGACACGGAGCTGGAAGCAAAAGATTTGAAGCGTTTGGTCGAGTTGTTCAAGGCGGAAATTAAAAAACGCACTGGTAAAGATTTTCCTACTGATCCCTGGGAGCAACTCTGGGGAGCAATTGGCGCTGTATTCGGTTCCTGGAATAATCCTCGCGCCATTACCTACCGCAAATTGAATAACATCCCTGCGCATTGGGGCACGGCGGTGAATGTGCAATCCATGGTTTTCGGAAATATGGGAGACGACTGTGCCACTGGCGTAGCTTTCACGCGCGATCCGGCGACGGGAAGAAGACAGTTTTACGGCGAATATCTGGTCAATGCCCAGGGCGAAGATGTGGTCGCTGGTATTCGTACGCCGCAGCCGATCAACGACTCGACAAAAAGAGATCCTTCGCACAAAACTTTGCAAGAAGTGATGCCTGAAGCGTACGCTGAGCTGGAAGCGATTTACAAAAAATTGGAAAATCACTACAAAGATATGCAGGACATCGAGTTCACCATTCAGAAAGGACATCTCTGGATGTTGCAAACTCGCACCGGGAAACGCACTGCTGCTGCTGCCGTGCGGATCGCAGTGGAAATGGTTGACGAGGGTCTGATCGACAAAGAGACCGCAGTCATGCGCGTTGAACCTGGCCAATTGGATCAGCTTTTGCATCCGATGTTTGATCCTAATGCAAAAACTAAACTGATTGCCAAAGGTTTGCCCGCTTCACCGGGCGCGGCGACGGGCCGCATCGTTTTTCACGCTGATGACGCCGAAGATTGGGAGAAAAAAGGCGAAGATGTCATTTTGGTCCGTATTGAAACTTCGCCGGAAGATATCGGCGGGATGAGCGCGGCTAAAGGAATTTTGACCGCTCGCGGCGGAATGACTTCGCACGCTGCCGTTGTTGCCCGCGGAATGGGAATTTGCTGCGTAGCTGGTTGCGGCGATCTGGAAATTAGCTACAAAAACAAAACCATGACCGTAAACAACGAAGTTTACAAAGAAGGCGATTGGATTTCTCTGGACGGCTCTAAAGGCGAAGTCATTGAGGGTAAAGTGCCCACAGTGGAACCGGAATTGTCCGGAAATTTTGGTAAATTGATGTCTTGGGCGGACGAAATTCGCGAACTGGGCGTGCGCACCAATGCTGACACGCCACACGATTCGACAGTAGCGAGAAATTTCGGCGCCGAAGGAATCGGACTGTGCCGTACAGAGCACATGTTTTTTGAAGGAGATCGCATCAAAGCAGTGCGGGAAATGATTCTGGCAGAAGACGAAGAAGGCAGACGAAGAGCGCTGGCCAAACTGCTGCCGTATCAGCGGGAAGATTTCTACGGGATTTTCAAAGCCATGCACGATTTGCCGGTGACAATTCGTACGCTGGATCCGCCGCTGCATGAGTTCCTGCCGCACGACGACGCCAACCAGGAAGAAATGGCAAAAGAGATGGGCGTTTCCAAAGAGCATGTCAAAGCCAAAGTTGAGGCGCTGGCTGAATTCAATCCCATGCTCGGACACCGCGGCTGCCGCCTGGGAATCACTTACCCGGAAATTACCGAAATGCAGGCGCGCGCCATCATGGAAGCTGCCTGTCAGTTGAAAAAAGAAGGCGTGAATGTCTATCCTGAAATTATGATTCCGCTGATTGGCACCAAAGCCGAGTTTGCCGATCAAAAAACTGTGGTTATCAGAGTTGCCGAAGAAGTGCAAAAAGAGATGGGCGTGAAAGTGGAATACAAGGTCGGCACCATGATTGAAATTCCGCGCGCCGCGCTGACTGCTGACAAAGTGGCAGAAGAAGCGGAATTTTTCTCTTTTGGCACGAATGACTTGACGCAGATGACTTTCGGCTACAGCCGCGACGATGCCGGAAAATTCCTCAAAGAATATCTGGACAGGGGCATTCTTGCCGATGATCCGTTTCAGACTCTTGATCAGGAAGGCGTGGGACAGTTGGTCGAGATGGGCGTGAAAAAAGGCCGCAGCGTGCGACAGAATTTGAAAGTGGGTATTTGCGGCGAACACGGCGGAGATCCGCGTTCCATCGATTTCTGCCATCGCGTGGGAATGAATTACGTGAGCTGCTCGCCGTACCGCGTGCCGATTGCGCGTCTGGCTGCTGCTCAAGCGGCGATTCAAAATAAATAA
- a CDS encoding S41 family peptidase, producing the protein MMKNKKYLTIVLIVLLAVSTTMFGGWIAGQTKTEKPDYYFQIKKNMALFGRIYEEVTKRYVEVIDPEKFMRAGIDGMLRTLDPYTMYIEHEGETNFDLKLLTTGKYGGVGMRIAKRDGWPTVVEPPFEGTPSARAGIREGDKIIEIDGGSTKDFTISETAQRLRGKIGTEVNIKIRRYGAEKPLEFRLIRAEINVSDIAYSGFVDDQIGYIRLSQFTRKAGKEMQDSIAALRDQGMKGLILDLRGNPGGLLESAVQVAESFVGKGNLIVSKHGRRASSDKDYYSRVDAIWPDQPLAILVDGFSASASEIVAGAIQDLDRGVIVGRPTFGKGLVQTVIPVDRNGSSLKITSEKYYLPSGRLIQKPHFIHSPNVLWGYDKSKEDTTTKKQDEIFYTAAKREVKGGGGIKPDVEVKGEKMTPLVGNLIMKSMFFNFALDYASKHEALGRDFTVGDEIISDFKTFLKEKNFTYKTASEEVIDDLKKAIKQDDFSDNVAAKMGELEKVIAFEKKGDFEKNLPIIKRYLREEISAKLWGTKGKYESVFQYDKVVKKAVETLKNNDVYLSLLKPNDAN; encoded by the coding sequence ATGATGAAAAATAAAAAGTATCTGACCATAGTGTTGATCGTTTTGTTGGCGGTTTCCACGACTATGTTCGGCGGATGGATCGCCGGACAGACGAAAACCGAAAAGCCTGACTATTATTTTCAAATCAAAAAAAACATGGCTCTCTTTGGCCGAATTTACGAGGAGGTCACCAAACGCTACGTGGAAGTGATTGATCCCGAAAAATTTATGCGTGCCGGAATAGACGGCATGTTGCGAACGTTGGACCCCTACACCATGTACATCGAGCACGAGGGAGAGACAAATTTTGATCTGAAATTATTGACGACAGGCAAGTACGGCGGCGTGGGCATGCGTATCGCCAAGCGAGATGGTTGGCCCACGGTTGTGGAGCCCCCGTTTGAAGGCACTCCTTCGGCGCGCGCCGGCATTCGGGAAGGCGACAAAATTATCGAAATTGACGGCGGGTCAACAAAAGATTTCACTATCAGCGAGACTGCGCAACGATTGCGCGGCAAGATCGGCACGGAAGTGAATATCAAAATTCGGCGTTACGGGGCCGAGAAGCCATTGGAATTCCGTCTGATTCGCGCTGAAATTAACGTGAGCGACATTGCTTACTCCGGGTTTGTGGACGACCAGATCGGGTACATTCGATTGAGCCAGTTCACCCGCAAAGCCGGAAAAGAAATGCAGGATTCTATTGCCGCGCTGCGCGATCAAGGCATGAAAGGACTCATTCTCGATTTGCGTGGGAATCCCGGCGGACTGCTGGAATCGGCAGTGCAGGTCGCGGAAAGTTTTGTCGGAAAAGGAAATTTGATCGTTTCCAAACATGGCCGACGTGCGTCTTCTGACAAGGATTACTATTCCCGCGTGGATGCGATCTGGCCCGATCAGCCGCTCGCTATTTTAGTTGATGGGTTCAGCGCTTCGGCGTCTGAAATTGTCGCCGGCGCTATTCAGGATTTGGACCGCGGCGTGATTGTCGGCCGGCCCACGTTTGGCAAGGGCCTTGTGCAGACAGTTATCCCGGTGGACAGAAACGGTTCTTCTCTGAAAATTACCTCGGAGAAATACTATCTGCCCAGCGGAAGGCTGATTCAGAAACCGCATTTCATTCATTCCCCAAATGTGCTGTGGGGGTACGACAAAAGCAAAGAAGACACGACGACAAAAAAGCAGGATGAGATTTTTTACACTGCCGCCAAACGGGAAGTTAAAGGCGGCGGCGGCATTAAACCTGATGTCGAGGTGAAGGGTGAAAAAATGACGCCGCTTGTCGGTAATTTGATCATGAAATCCATGTTTTTCAATTTTGCGCTCGATTATGCCTCCAAGCATGAGGCATTGGGCAGAGACTTCACCGTGGGCGATGAAATTATTTCCGACTTCAAGACTTTTTTAAAAGAGAAAAATTTTACTTACAAGACAGCCTCTGAGGAAGTTATCGACGACTTGAAAAAAGCGATCAAGCAGGATGATTTTTCTGATAATGTAGCTGCCAAAATGGGAGAGTTGGAAAAAGTGATCGCTTTTGAGAAAAAGGGTGATTTTGAGAAAAATTTACCAATCATTAAACGCTATCTGCGTGAAGAAATCAGTGCCAAGCTTTGGGGAACCAAGGGAAAGTATGAGAGCGTTTTTCAATATGATAAGGTAGTGAAAAAAGCAGTGGAGACATTGAAAAATAATGATGTGTATCTTTCATTATTAAAACCGAATGACGCGAATTAA
- the tmk gene encoding dTMP kinase: protein MSKTGFLITFEGIDGCGKSVQVQRLTQKLKSKGIEYILLREPGGTIIAEKIREVLLAKAEEPMTPVAEFLLFSAARAQLTRQTIIPALEDGKIVILDRFFDSSAAYQGYGRGIELDFIHKVNRMASQRTDPDLTFLLDIDLTEMKKRRELAGKIPDRMEDQEHDFFSRVREGYLALARFNSERFCVIDGKKAIDEISREIWREIDHRILSAT, encoded by the coding sequence ATGAGTAAAACCGGATTTTTGATCACATTCGAGGGCATCGATGGCTGCGGCAAATCGGTCCAGGTACAGCGGCTCACGCAAAAGTTGAAATCAAAGGGCATTGAGTATATTTTGCTGCGAGAACCCGGCGGCACAATTATCGCGGAGAAGATCAGAGAAGTCTTGCTTGCCAAAGCCGAAGAACCCATGACGCCGGTGGCGGAGTTTTTACTTTTCTCCGCGGCAAGAGCGCAACTGACGCGGCAGACAATCATTCCGGCGCTGGAAGATGGAAAAATTGTGATTTTAGATCGATTTTTTGATTCCAGCGCTGCATACCAGGGTTATGGCCGTGGCATTGAGTTGGATTTTATTCACAAAGTAAATCGAATGGCGAGCCAGCGCACAGATCCTGATTTGACTTTTTTATTGGATATTGATCTAACCGAAATGAAAAAAAGAAGAGAACTTGCCGGGAAAATTCCCGACCGCATGGAAGATCAGGAACACGATTTTTTCAGCCGGGTCAGAGAGGGTTATCTGGCGCTCGCCCGGTTCAATTCGGAACGATTTTGCGTCATTGATGGTAAAAAAGCTATTGATGAAATCAGCCGAGAAATTTGGCGAGAAATAGATCATCGAATTTTGTCCGCCACTTAG
- a CDS encoding MATE family efflux transporter codes for MAHSNPLRKILRTSVPAMIDLSSQTIFFTIEAIFIGRLSTAAFAGQGLAIQVIIAFLTIIITFIVGSSLIIARHVGADQHREANHVFGQAVMISVIISFVFAFVWYFGGIYLFKLIKEGGSLEAQNAGISYLRIIAMFAPIVITNLVAVGCIRGAGDTHLSMFVNLTINTLNVILSPLFIFGWFGFPRWEVEGAAVALGISHSVGFLMTLYILRTRKSVLFLSFKELTRPNFKTFKRLVNTGLPTTMEQLFWAVGLLIVSLYAAQMGKDYLAAHMAFNKIQNVLSMAYLGLSMGAMTLMGQHLGAENRELAERTARTTSWVGFFFSTVVAVVLLVFSRQILYIFTPESRVIQIGANAMVVFAFVQIPKAMDGVVIGNLRGAGDLKWIMYMTLIGVLLLEICFNWVVAFVFNLGVAGLWGVHLLDEGLRYSVNYWRFKGGRWKSMKV; via the coding sequence TTGGCACACAGTAATCCGCTAAGAAAAATATTGCGCACATCCGTTCCGGCGATGATAGATTTATCGTCGCAAACTATTTTTTTTACCATTGAGGCGATTTTTATCGGGCGCTTGAGTACGGCTGCTTTTGCCGGACAGGGACTTGCCATCCAGGTCATCATTGCGTTTTTGACGATAATTATCACTTTTATCGTTGGAAGCTCTTTGATCATTGCCAGACACGTTGGCGCCGACCAGCATCGTGAGGCGAATCATGTTTTTGGACAGGCAGTCATGATTAGCGTGATTATTTCTTTTGTTTTTGCGTTTGTCTGGTATTTCGGGGGAATTTATCTGTTCAAGCTGATCAAAGAAGGGGGGTCGTTAGAAGCGCAGAATGCCGGAATTTCTTATTTGCGTATCATTGCCATGTTTGCCCCGATCGTCATTACCAATCTGGTGGCGGTCGGCTGTATTCGTGGCGCAGGAGATACGCATCTGTCGATGTTCGTCAATTTGACCATCAATACTTTGAACGTCATTTTGTCGCCGCTGTTCATTTTCGGCTGGTTTGGCTTTCCCCGCTGGGAAGTGGAAGGCGCTGCGGTTGCGCTGGGCATTTCTCATTCGGTCGGATTTTTGATGACGCTTTACATTTTGCGGACGAGAAAATCCGTCCTGTTTCTTTCATTCAAGGAACTTACCCGACCCAATTTCAAGACTTTCAAGCGTCTTGTTAACACCGGGTTGCCGACGACCATGGAGCAGCTTTTTTGGGCGGTCGGTTTGCTTATTGTCTCTTTGTACGCGGCGCAAATGGGAAAAGACTATCTCGCGGCACACATGGCGTTCAATAAAATTCAGAACGTTTTGTCCATGGCTTACCTCGGTTTGAGCATGGGCGCCATGACTTTAATGGGACAGCATTTGGGGGCGGAAAATCGGGAGTTAGCAGAACGCACGGCGCGAACGACCAGTTGGGTGGGATTTTTCTTTTCTACTGTTGTCGCCGTTGTCCTGTTGGTTTTCTCGCGGCAGATACTTTATATTTTCACGCCGGAATCTCGAGTTATTCAAATTGGCGCGAACGCTATGGTAGTTTTCGCTTTTGTGCAGATTCCCAAAGCAATGGACGGCGTGGTCATCGGAAATCTTCGCGGCGCCGGCGATTTGAAGTGGATCATGTACATGACGCTCATTGGCGTTTTGCTGCTGGAAATTTGTTTCAACTGGGTGGTCGCTTTCGTGTTTAATCTGGGCGTGGCAGGTTTGTGGGGCGTTCACCTGCTGGATGAAGGTCTGCGCTACTCGGTAAATTACTGGCGCTTCAAGGGGGGGCGCTGGAAATCAATGAAGGTTTAA